In Rosa rugosa chromosome 4, drRosRugo1.1, whole genome shotgun sequence, the genomic stretch TGGTGATATCGCTACATAGAGTGGAGCGGTGAGCAAATATGGAGTGCTGGAAGCTATGTCTAAACTCCTAACACGCTCGATTTCAGCGTGTTAATGAAAAATGAAGACAATTCAAGATTGTTACAAATTGAAACCTAAAATTTTGAAACTATGGAATTCTGATCGATTACCAAAGTTCAAAGTTGTATATCAAATTATAGTCACATAGTCGTAATATCAAATTCGACTTAACTAGCTAAACTAGAAGGCTAGGGGAAGGTGGCACGTGCCTCCACAAATGACCGTGTGTGGGCCCTAGGCACCACCATTTCCGCCTTCGAATCTAGAATAAAAAATTATGCCAATATGATCACCACAACACAGCTGTCAATTTATATATATGCACTAAAGATCAATTTGATGTGGATTGGTCGGAAAACTCCTCGAAAGTTTCGAAACTTTACACCGATCATACTCTCTCTACACATTGAATCGATCTAAGAGGCTTGAGCGGTTTTATCACCAATTAAAGGTTTTTAGAGACCAAGTAGTTTCACGGCCAACGGTGGGTGGATGAGGAAGATATGATCGAATGAGTCATGTGGGTCCGCGATGCCTTAATAGTGTTGATTCTCATTGGGTGCTAAGAATCGAACCTGAAGAGAACTATGGGTCGAAGGAGGGAGAAAAAAGACAATCATTTGTCGACCGATGGCTTGAGCAGTGGTGGTCGGACATAAGAGATCGAATCAGGttgagttagggttgtgaaaaGAATTAGGTCAAGGAGAAAATTGGAAGGTATATTTGGTTTCTTAACCGAAATAGAAAATTTATGTTTCAGGAAAATATATAAAGGGAAAGTTTCTCAAAACAGTAATTCATGCTCCTCACCTCATAACTTACTCGTACAAACTCTGAAGTCTATTAGTCTAATCTCGTGCTAGTCTAACAAAAAATATTGCGAGACAGAAACACTAATGAGAGCGCTCTACTTTCTCTCTAATCACAGGCAGCTAGATTTACAGCCTGAGTCTTCTTGACGACTTTCTCTCAATGTCGACACCAGTTGACCTTCTCTAcctgtttgcctcaaaatcatCTCGGACAAAATTAGAGGCCGAGGGACTTGCGGTCCAATTGTCCTTCTTGATACgcaggcgtgccaactcgcggccaatTGGCCAAGCGAGGTATTGATAAGATTTGCGCTTGACTTATTTCAAGTGactgtgggccgaggaaggaaccgtcTCGGCCGCTGGGTTCTCTTGCCTTTGTTGCAAGGACTTTCGGCGTCTTCACCGATGCTGCTTctctttttgatttttttatatAGGTTGCAAAAAGTAAAGTGCAAAAAGTGAAAGAGCAAAAATCTAAATACGAATTAATTAAATTGCATGAAATTTAAAGAGACTGAAGAGTAAATTGCAGGAAAGATAAAGTGCGGAAGGTAAAGAAAGtgataaaaattaaagtaggctagagaaagaatgaaaagatttctttgatgtattgattttgagttgtgtTGGTAGGGGACCTCTTACAATGAGCTAAATGCCTCCTATTTATACTATTTACAAACAAAACATTTAGGAAAGAAAATACAATTAGGCGTAATAAATTTCTTAATTGCACCATAATTGCATTCTTCTTGCGGTGCCATTATATTGATTTGTTCTTAAATATGCAATATTCTCTCTAATGCCTTCAAATCAACAAAATCTCGACATTATTTATTCCAAAGAATAATTATCGCCGTTATTTCATTCCCTTCTCACTTCTTCTCCAAAAgttaatatctaataaaatctcataaatatgaaattttatcGAGTATCAACAATAAAAACACTATATTTTCCTCATCTATCGGCCAATTGATTTACGGGCCGGTTTACCAAAAATAGGTACAAACACTACCTGGGCACCGATGGCATCTTATTCCTTGAAGGATTATTGCTATGTGGAGGAATCAAGGAATAAGTGCTCCTCTTTTGTGGTTGTTAATGTATCTGCAATATATGCTACTCTGGCAGTGTCAATCTACTATGGGTTGTTCTTGGTGGCTCGGACTGACAAAGATCAGACCTTCTGAAAGTTATACATTTGGAGAGAAACCCACAATGATCTTTCCATGTTATATGTAAATGTATGAATACATCAATTAAACTAGTTTGATTCAAAAATAGACATGCTTCATGTATTGGTAACAATTAAGTTTAGTCTGATCTAAAACTAATCTACGATTGTAAAGAGCTGAGCTATTATTGTAAGAAGTTGATGCTCTAATATGTTGGGAAAGCTTCTTATAAAGACTACTAAAATGATGACTAGTTGATGACTTTTttgtgagacccacttttcgatcacatttcaccaaatcaaccgttagatgtttagatatttatgtgtagatcatctatacaatttttcaaccaaattaaaaatgattaaggcattcataatcatgatttatcaattatgaacatgaacggttcatgtttgacagatttagttcgtccattgatttgatctaattCGGTACCTTAACTATTagcaatttgaaaaaaaaaaaaaaactttcagaAGTGAtttactcatgcatacataaacatctaacggttgatttgccgtAATGTAATTAAAAAGTTGATCTCTTAAACCATTTGATTAGAAAGTCATCATCTAATCCTTATTAAAGTGGCTCTCATTAGAAGGACTCCCCTATAACACAATTTTTTGGATTGATTTTGCTGCTAACGTGGAATTCTCGTGCATCCCCACCATTGTCCCGTTGTTCATATTGCGGATCCTTATATTGCAGCCCTCGCCTCAACTGGACAACAAAACGCTCCAAGGCTTTACAGCCCATCTCATTGCAACCTAGTGTTCTCTCCACAGGTCAGTCCAATACTGCCAGCCAAACTGCAAAACAGAGCTGCAATTCATTTCTGGGTCAATCAAGCTTTTATTTCAACGGAGATGATGGCACTCAAAGCTAAACCCATCTCATCCCCATCACCATTTTTCAGGTACTCGCCGCAAAACCCAATTTTCTTTCTCCCTCGATTACTCTCTTCCCAAACCCCAATCGACAGTGACGTCGACACTGTCTACCGCATAGTCAGTAGCTCCACCCATTCCAAAAACTTGAAGCAAAACTTGAAATCGAGTGCTGTTTTCCTCTCGAATGATTTGATAGATGAGGTTCTGAAGCGGGCTAGGTTCAGCCATGGAAACCCTTCACAGGCTCTCGAGTTTTTCAATTACACTGGGAATAGGAGAGGGTTTTATCACACCACATTTGCGCTGGACACAATGCTTTATATGTTGGGAAGAAGTCGAATGTTCGAAAAGATGTGGGGGGTTTTGGTTGAGATCAAGAATAAGGATAGGAATTTGATAACTCCTCGTACTGTGATGGTTGTTTTAGCTAGGATTGCTAAGGTTTGTTCTGTTAGGGAGACTGTGGAGTGTTTTAGAAAGTTCAAGAAGCTTGTGCCCGAATTCGACACAGCTTGTTTCAATGCGTTGTTGAGGACTCTTTGTCAAGAGAAGAGTATGACAGATGCTAGGAATGTGTATCATAAGCTGAAGCAGAGCTTTAGGCCGAATTTGCAGACCTTTAATATATTGTTATCGGGTTGGAAGTCATCGGAGGAAGCCGAGGGGTTTTTCGAGGAGATGAGGGAGATGGGTCTGAAACCTGATATTGTTTCGTATAATTGTTTGATCGATGTTTATAGTAAGAATAGAGAAATGGAGAAAGCGTTTAAGGTGATGGAAAAAATGCGCGACGAGGATATATCACCGGATAAAATCACGTATACTTGTGTCATTGGGGGATTGGGGTTGGTTGGTCAGCCTGATAAAGCCAAAGATGTGTTGAAGGAAATGAAGCAGCTTGGGTGCTACCCAGATGTTGCAGCATACAATGCTGCCATTAGGAATTTTTGCATTGCAAAGAGGCTTGGTGATGCTAATGGGTTGATGGAGGAGATGATAAGTAATGGTTTGAGTCCAAATGCAACTACTTACAATTTGttctttagggttttcttcTGGTCAAGTGACTTGCAGAACTCTTGGAGCTTGTATGGGAGAATGATGCATACTGGGTGTCTGCCTAATACACAGTCGTGCATGTTCCTGATCAGGTTGTTTCGGAGGCTGGAAAAGGTGGAAATGGCATTGCAGCTGTGGAATGATATGGTTGAGAGGGGTTTTGGGTCTTATATATTGGTATCTGATGTGCTGTTTGATTTGCTGTGCGATATGGGTAAACTAACAGAAGCAGAAACATGCTTCTTGCAGATGGTGGAGAAAGGGCATAAGCCAAGTAATGTTTCCTTTAGAAGGATCAAGGTGCTTCTGGAACTGGCAAACAAGGATGAGGCCCTCAAGAACTTGACAGAGAGAATGGCACTTTTTGGCTCTTCAATCCATCTTCCTGAGAGTATGGATAGGTCAACAGAGGTACCACGCTCAGAACCACTTGCTTGAAAAAGTATGCTGGTGAGTTGGGTCAAGTCATGAATTGGCAATGCTGGAAAATTGCTGATTGATATATCAAAAGAGGTGCTTTACACAATTGGGTTACGGAAGCTTCCATGTGAAGTGTTAACTCCTAAGAATCTGGATTCGGCACTCAGATCTTTTTGTTGGCCTGGGCCTTTTCCTGTGACATGGTTATATTGGTAGGCAATGCACTTATTCTAGCTATTTTGCCCAGTGGGGTGGGCCTTCGAACTAGGTTCTCTGTTGTTGATTTTTTATGAAAAGGAGCAAGTTGTCAATTTATAGTCTGGTTGGGAAAGTTACAGAGTCTCAAAAATGCTGATGTCACTATTTACTTGCCTTTAACACGGTGAAGTCGCTGGCTCACCCACTGAGACTGCTTGTCCACTAATTTCCCAACTTCCCTCTAATTCGGTTAGACAAGTATCCAGTTAGAGTCAGGTAAGAACTTATCATTTCAACTTTTTTCATATGTGTTTGTTTGCTACTGCTGTTGTTACATAAATATAAGTAGTTCGGTCTCTCCTATTGCATATATCAGGCAGGCTCCATTCTGGTGAAAGTCATTTGTATTGATGAAAATCTTTACTACCTGAAGAATTTATATCCAAATAGTTGCTCAGGAGTATGTTTCATGCTGAAATATAACCTGTTCCTAAAGATTCCAGACATACACGCTTACATGCAGACATCTCTCTATGTATGATCAATCCATCTTTTACTTGTTCGTATTTGTCTCAGCTCTAGGCCATGGATTTCTTCTACTTGTATTTCTTCTACAAAATTAGATATATACATATACCTAAGATATATGCTTAATGTGAAAAATGTTTTCTTATAAGAGAAGAAGATAAAGATATTCTATTATTTCTGCTCTTGAACATAACAAATACTGGGTTGAACTCGGGTCATCTTCTTTCATGACTGCTATATACCCACAAGTCCACAACCCCCACTACTACTGACTTGCGTTCTGGTCCTACACATCCTTTAACTTTTGCCACTACGACACCATTACCTGTGAACTTTCTGGTTTCCTAATGTGGCTTTTGCAACACCTCATGAGTCCTAACCCTTTATCGACACTGCCATTTAAGAGCTCTTTTTTCtcattttgattcttttttgtTAAATCTGTTTCAGTTTTTTGTCAATGGTGTCATCAACATTGACTTCTTGTtcatgtttatttgttttaatggcATTATATATTTACAAATCATAGTGGAACTAGTGATGTCTATAATTGTGAACTATCTCAAATCAAACCCCAGAATTGATTCTTGTGATGCTATTGGCATGACAGAAGTGAAATTTCACTTTGTTTCTCCCTTATCCTGCAAGGTCATGTACCTAAGTTCAAACAAAGATACCATCATCATCTAATATTGAATGGACATGAATATACTATGAGCTATTCTTTATTCCCCAGGTCTTTTCATGTTTTCTCTGAAGTATCTGGTGCCTTTCCTGTGCTGAATTTCTGAATACTTAATTGTTTCATTTCCATGTAAAAAAATTTTTAATGCAAATTTCATTATAATGTTCTTTCACAGAATTACAGTAAGGAAATTGTATCTGTGAGGCAAAATCACAACAGAGCCATTTTCACAACCTTTGTCCCATCAGATGATAGCAAGGACTTGGAAGTTTGTGCACTTGCAGTTATTCCTGAGCATGTGCAGCAGAGTGGAGGCCGCTTCAGCTCAAAGTATGGGACCTAACCATAATGCATTACATGCTGTTTGCTTGATCATCTTAGCATGTCTGTAGATGTCATTGTGTGGCTGTGTGCTGAGGCGAAAGCTTTCAAGCTGAGTAATCTTGGGTTGGTTCTTTTATGTCTGATGGTTTCTTATGGTCAATGCTGGAACTAAACTTGTATGCATTTTCACTGCTGTAAGTGGGGTGATGGTTTTTCCCGTTTGGTGTTTCATGCGCTTTTTCAGCTTGTAATCGTTTTTCAATTTAATGGAACAACAAACTAATGTTACCAGATAGTAAAAAAAGTTGAAGATAGTCTATACAATTTGTTCTCAACAAATGATTCACCTTCTATGTTAGATATAtttgagaaaaaaagaaaactacaATAGCTAGTAAATTAGGTAATAGCTTTACCAATGCAAGTTCATAGCAAATAAACCAGTAGAAAAGTGCTGTGGGTTAACTGGTATACACCTGAGAAATGATAATGCCATCAGATCTCTGGGTAATTGCAATTACAGTGGGTTAGTGGCAGCGAATGAGCTAGATACGCTGACATTACTACGATTTTACCCTCACATAATATGAGGAGTTTATATTCCTATAATTTAGTTTGATAGGGGTATTTAAGACAATCCGAACTCTGGTGTATTGACACTCGGTTCTGAAAGAAGCTTTGTTATTCCCGCCAAAAGAAAGAGACAACCTCTATTTTTGTCTTTACTGAACCATAAGCGAGATACCTATCACCGTGTTCCacatgcctctctctctctctctgtgaaagGAGATTAGTGTTGACCCAAAATGTCTCTGGTaagcattttctttttttcaattctGCGTTATGGGATTGAATCTTTTATCAAACCCCTCACTTGTATTCATTCGAAGTGATGATGTGAACCATGGCTCAAGAATATaagttttctttaattttccatTTGGAAGCTTATACTGGTTATGATACAAACTCGAGGCATTGTTCCATTACACCACCTTGTACAGTGGCCACAGTACTGGAATTAGTGAACATAGTAGATGAACAGTATTGTATGTTAGAATGTGTGTATCTTACTATTTATAAGTACATGATACTTATGTGTGTTTGCTTTACTTTTTAGGTGTTGCATGATTGGAAGACCAATAAAAATGGTTGCAAGGCACGTATTGCTGCCGAGTACAGTCGTGTGAACCTTGAATTGGTGAAGAATTTTGAGATGGGGATGTCCAATAAGACTGCCAATTTTCTCAAATTGACCCCCTATTGGGAAGGTGAGCTTTATTTCTTTGCAGGTGTAAAATGTATGTTTGCTATGTTTTGCTTACCGGGAATGGCTTTTGACGTGTAGGTTCCTTTGTTAGAAACACCTGTTGGTCCTGTTTTCGAGAGCAATGCTATTGCACACTATGGTGAGAGGACTATATCTTAGGTTTTTGAATATATCTCTAGGAATTATAGTCAGAGGTTGAACTTGACAGTGTGTTTTCACTTGCTGCAGTTACTAGCTTGAAGGCAAATAATACTCTGTTTGGTTCTTCCTTATTTGAACATGTAAGCAAATAAAGGCTCTCTCAGTTGTACAACTTCTATATGTCTACTTGATGTTCTAAAGTAAGTCTCCTTAAGGGTCCCATTGGTATATTACAAATTCCAAGTGGACTTTGGTAGTTCTTTTAACTGTCAAAAACATCTTTCTTGGATTAATGTTAAATCTTTACCGGCACACATTGTGAGAAGACTTTGGAGTTACAATGTCAGCTGAGTCATATTTTCAGGTTGTAGGACTGATGTTTACGATTCAGTTGTAGGTCATTCATGTAATGCTAAATGTATTTACTACGGACCAGGGATCGTGATAATGATTTCCAATGTCGGTTATTTACACTTCAGATGATATACCAAAATAATCACTTTACGCTGTTATTTCACTTTGACAGCCCTTGTGGAGCAATGGATAGATTTTGCATCTTTGGAGATTGATGCCAATATGTTGTGATGGTTGAAACAGCGTATGGGTTATGCTGTTTACCTTCCTCATGTTGAGAGATACTTTTGGACATTGGTTAATCTTCCTAATTTTCGCAAGATATTGGGGGAGGTGAAACAAGCAGAATCTATTCCAGCTGTTCAGTTAGTGATGAAGCCTTCACATCCTAAGGAATCTGCAGAAACAAAGGTCAAGGTTCAGACGAATAAAGAGGCCAAGAAAGAACCAACAGAACCTAAAGTAGAAGAGTCTGCTCAGGAAGAGGAGGCACCCAAGACCAAGGCAAAGAATCCTCTTGATCTTTTGCCTCCTAGCAAGATGATACTGGATGAATGGAAAAGACTTTATTCAAACACAAAGACCAACTTCCGTGAGGTTGCTGTTAGAGGTGATTCCTTATCACCTTCGTTAATCTATGCATGCTAGCACACTGTGTTTTCATTTTGTCACAAATCTCACTAGTGTGAATGTGGTATTGCATTTTCAGCCAGTACATACTATGTAGTATCCTCCTGCATTCTCTTATGCAATTTGTATCTTTTCTAAAATATATTAGGTCCATTTTGTACTGAGTCCCATGCTGTTTATTCTCTTTTGTTCAGTTACTTTTGTGCTCTTTAATAAATGGAACTTTTATTTTCTATGATTGTTGCTTTATGACCAACAGTAGTAGCTATGTACTAGTCTTCTTTACATTATTGGTGTTTCCATTTGGTGGCCTTATTTTGGTTCCAATCTTCTTGATGAGAAACGAAGCTTAATTAATAGTAAGATATAGCAAAGAATAGTGTCTAGCACTTCACAGAAAGCTGTACGACCCTTATTTTGGTCAGACCTCAATAAAGGAGCAAGTCAGTAAAGTAGACCTTCAATTACATTAGATAGTGTTGAAGCTTCCAGTTGTTGCTTTATATTGGCTAAATTACCTGTCTCCGTAGTGGAAATATTCTGCCATGGTTTTAAGTTCATACTTATTCATGGTTTTCTATATAACTTCAAATCACCCAAAATATGAACATTTGAGTCACAGTATATCAACATTTGTTACCCTCTCTCACTGGTTATTGACCTTTTCACATCTCATGCTATTGCATCTTACTCTCTTTGCCATCTTGTTGCCATGCTGCTGCTGTTTCTCCTTCACCTTTTCAGTATTTCTCTCATTGCTAGGCAAGGAATGCATTCTTTGTAGTTTTTTATATATCTATTAATACACATGTAAGCATGTGACAGCTTTTGAACTTGATTCCTCTAAGAAATTAAGAATGCACACATATTGTCAGATGCCAGGAAACTTTTCCTTCTGGATGAGATTTATCCTTGCACCTAGGAATTTAAACTGTCTTTAGCCATCCAGTTCTAAGGTTTTCATGATTGCTTTTCTTGTTATGAAGTCAATGTTCGTGAAGAGAATTTCATGTATACTTTATATTGACACCCACTTCTTGCAGGATTCTGGGAAATGTATGATCCCGAAGGTTACTCTCTTTGGTTCTGCGAGTACAAGTACAATGATGAAAATACTGTTTCATTCGTGACTCTGAATAAGGTGGGCGGTTTTCTACAGCGAATGGATTTGGCTCGTAAGTATGCTTTTGGGAAGATGTTGGTGATTGGCTCTGAGCCTCCTTTCAAGGTGAAGGGCTTGTGGCTGTTCCGCGGGCAAGAAATTCTCCAGTTCATAATGGATGAGTGTTATGACATGGAACTGTATGATTGGCGGAAGGTTGATATCACTGATGAGGATCAAAAAGAGCGTGTGAATCAGATGATTGAAGATCATGAGCCCTTTGAGGGGGAGCCATTGTCGGATGCCAAATGTTTCAAGTGATGGGAATAGGTTTTTCCAAGAGGTTAATGTAACAGTTCAGGATTTCTTTAGAAGGTCTTTCAGTCTGGTTGTGTTTCAAACACTGTTTTGCTGTTCTTTCCCTTTTGTGTCGTTGTAGGATCTTGTTCACATATGATATAACATCTTTCAGCCGCAATTATTTTGAGCTTATTAATAATAACTCTATAGAGAAGTAGTTGCTATACCTCATGTAAGAATAATCAAATCCCTAGGCATTGAAGGAGAACAGGCTTGTAGTCAAAGTATTCAATAAAAAAATGGACTTGGTTCAGCTAATTTCAAATTCAGATGAGTGCAACCTTCAGATACATATGCAATATATACAATCATGCTTTTCTCTGCATATATTGAACTATACTATGCAGATATTCGATTTCTACAGAATTGCACAGCACATTCATGAGCGTATTGATGGCCAATTTTCGTATTCACATTGCTGTGACGAGCAGAGACAGCCAAATCAAGGAATAAAAGGAGAAGTAATATAAAATACATGAAGAGGAAGGTACTTTGGTGGCATTCTACAAAGACATCAACGCATCAATGCGGTTGATCGTGCTGATAATCATACACTTCAAAGTCCTGATAATGCAGAGAACCATCACCCTTATAGTGAAGAAGGTAATAGCACTGCTCGCAGAAGTAGCAAGGGTTCTCCGGAGCATATTTGTCATCTACAGTCACCTTTGTGGCTCTGTATATCCTACAAACATTACATTTCCGTACATGTAGCTTCAGTTGGAATAACAGTATCGGATAAACTGCACTGTTCTGTACATCCTCCGGATGAAGCAATCGCATGTCTCTAATTACAATGGTGTGCCTGCAGTCTCCCTGGTGACAATACAGATAACCAGCACCAAGTCGAAATTTCAAGTCCCTAAACTTTGTCTTGTGCATGTCAATAACTCTATAATGTGGCAATTGTGAGCCTTTTATACCGTCAACAACTGCTAGTTTTTTCTGCTTTTGCATGTTAGCTCCACCTAAAATGGATTCCCATTTTTGAAGAGCATTATCTCTTGAGTTTGTAAGCCAATC encodes the following:
- the LOC133745210 gene encoding putative pentatricopeptide repeat-containing protein At1g02420, which produces MMALKAKPISSPSPFFRYSPQNPIFFLPRLLSSQTPIDSDVDTVYRIVSSSTHSKNLKQNLKSSAVFLSNDLIDEVLKRARFSHGNPSQALEFFNYTGNRRGFYHTTFALDTMLYMLGRSRMFEKMWGVLVEIKNKDRNLITPRTVMVVLARIAKVCSVRETVECFRKFKKLVPEFDTACFNALLRTLCQEKSMTDARNVYHKLKQSFRPNLQTFNILLSGWKSSEEAEGFFEEMREMGLKPDIVSYNCLIDVYSKNREMEKAFKVMEKMRDEDISPDKITYTCVIGGLGLVGQPDKAKDVLKEMKQLGCYPDVAAYNAAIRNFCIAKRLGDANGLMEEMISNGLSPNATTYNLFFRVFFWSSDLQNSWSLYGRMMHTGCLPNTQSCMFLIRLFRRLEKVEMALQLWNDMVERGFGSYILVSDVLFDLLCDMGKLTEAETCFLQMVEKGHKPSNVSFRRIKVLLELANKDEALKNLTERMALFGSSIHLPESMDRSTEVPRSEPLA